A genomic region of Microtus ochrogaster isolate Prairie Vole_2 unplaced genomic scaffold, MicOch1.0 UNK73, whole genome shotgun sequence contains the following coding sequences:
- the LOC102001898 gene encoding olfactory receptor 52D1-like, translating to MRVLHQCATMTPCNSTGHPSFFILQGIPGMEDKHRWISIPFSSMYFITVMGNCTILLTISTERSLHKPMFLLLFLLALTDLGMSTTTIPKVLCIFWFGQSEISYEGCLVQLFFIHSISAMQSSVLMTMAFDRYVAICKPLRYSTILSNSRIGLIGLVSLVRAILFILPMPILLQRMPFRANRVIPTTYCEHMAVVKLACVDTTVNRIYGLVVALLVVGIDISAIASSYVLIIRAIMHLSSKEAHHKAVNTCTTHICVMLVSYTPSLFSFLTHRFGRGIPPHVHTILGNLYFLVPPMLNPIIYGVKTKEFRDKVTKYLFRMKEPVIFSHRHKVV from the exons ATGAGG GTACTTCACCAGTGTGCCACCATGACACCTTGTAACAGCACTGGccacccttctttcttcattctccaAGGCATCCCTGGGATGGAAGACAAGCACAGATGGATATCCATCCCCTTCTCCTCCATGTACTTCATCACTGTGATGGGGAACTGTACCATTCTTCTCACCATCTCCACTGAGCGCTCCCTGCATAAGCCCAtgttcctgcttctcttcctatTGGCTCTCACAGACTTGGGAATGTCTACAACCACCATTCCTAAGGTTCTCTGCATATTCTGGTTTGGACAGAGTGAGATAAGCTATGAAGGCTGCTTGGTCCAGCTGTTCTTCATCCACTCCATCTCAGCCATGCAGTCATCTGTCCTGATGACCATGGCCTTTGACCGTTATGTGGCTATCTGCAAGCCCTTGCGTTATTCCACCATCCTATCCAATAGTCGCATTGGACTCATAGGCTTAGTGAGCTTGGTACGAGCAATTCTCTTTATCCTCCCCATGCCCATCCTCCTCCAGCGTATGCCCTTTCGTGCCAATCGAGTCATTCCCACCACCTATTGTGAACACATGGCTGTGGTGAAGTTGGCATGTGTGGATACCACAGTCAACAGGATATATGGTCTGGTCGTGGCCTTGCTGGTAGTTGGGATAGACATCTCAGCTATCGCTTCATCTTATGTGCTAATCATACGAGCAATTATGCATCTCTCTTCCAAGGAGGCTCACCACAAAGCAGTCAACACCTGCACCACACATATCTGTGTCATGCTTGTCTCCTAcaccccctcccttttctccttcctgactCACCGCTTTGGAAGAGGCATTCCACCTCATGTCCACACCATTCTTGGCAACCTCTACTTCCTTGTTCCTCCAATGCTCAATCCTATTATTTATGGTGTGAAGACCAAGGAATTCAGGGACAAAGTCACGAAATATTTATTTAGGATGAAGGAGCCTGTAATTTTTTCTCACCGTCACAAAGTTGTTTGA
- the LOC102002168 gene encoding putative olfactory receptor 52P1, with protein sequence MLIFNHSSSMTFTLMGVPGLESQHLWLSVLFASMLLAVLIGNGVILFLVVTEPTLHTPMYLLLALLMVTDLASTLAFVPKVLCLFWFGDRDIAVHGCFTQMFFIHGASVMRSALLVAMSFDRFVAVCEPLRYNTILSHSLVGRLGLVALAKSVILILPMPLLLQRLTFCRMIIPHTYCDHMAVVKMACSNTRPNRIYGLFVVLLVVGLDLLLIGFSYALILQAVVRLNSRDATFKALNTCSAHLFVILITYVPALFSSVTHRIGRNIPPHAHVILANLYLLVPSMFNPIIYGIKMKEIQDKVAKCLCR encoded by the coding sequence ATGTTAATCTTCAACCACTCCAGCTCCATGACTTTCACTCTGATGGGTGTGCCTGGTTTAGAGTCACAACATTTGTGGCTCTCTGTTCTGTTCGCCTCCATGCTCTTGGCTGTTCTCATTGGCAATGGTGTTATCCTCTTCCTGGTTGTCACAGAGCCCACACTTCACACACCAATGTACCTGCTCCTAGCCCTGCTGATGGTAACTGACCTAGCCTCTACTTTAGCTTTTGTGCCCAAGGTTCTATGCCTTTTTTGGTTTGGTGATCGAGACATAGCTGTGCATGGTTGTTTCACACAGATGTTTTTTATCCATGGAGCTTCAGTGATGCGATCCGCCCTACTTGTGGCAATGTCCTTTGACCGCTTTGTGGCTGTGTGTGAGCCACTGCGCTACAACACAATACTGAGCCATTCTCTAGTTGGACGCCTAGGACTGGTGGCTCTCGCCAAGAGTGTGATCCTTATCCTGCCCATGCCTCTTCTACTTCAAAGGCTGACTTTCTGTCGCATGATCATTCCTCATACGTACTGTGACCACATGGCTGTGGTAAAAATGGCCTGTAGTAACACCAGACCCAATCGAATTTATGGGCTCTTTGTGGTCTTGCTTGTAGTGGGACTTGATCTGCTTCTAATTGGCTTCTCATACGCCCTTATCCTGCAGGCTGTGGTGCGCCTCAACTCTCGAGATGCTACTTTCAAAGCCCTCAACACCTGCTCAGCCCACCTCTTTGTCATCCTCATCACTTATGTGCCTGCATTGTTTTCCTCTGTCACCCACCGCATTGGCCGCAACATTCCACCTCACGCTCACGTTATTCTCGCCAATCTCTACCTTCTTGTACCTTCAATGTTCAACCCAATTATCTATGGTATAAAAATGAAGGAGATACAAGACAAGGTGGCCAAATGCTTGTGCCGATGA